Below is a window of Nicotiana tabacum cultivar K326 chromosome 19, ASM71507v2, whole genome shotgun sequence DNA.
ataccttgtctgtgaaacctcgttctttctttctctctttgttggtatgtagaaatgagagttgaagctctacTTTTATAGCCGAagcctcactctctaaagcctactatatttgacaatttgcacatactttttcttctttttattcaatgttgacaattcaacaaagttggctaccaaaccaaagaaattcaacaaagttagCTACCAAACTAAAGAAATTTTTCTTAGTCACATGCCTATTACTTTGGCTATTGAATGAGATGGAATTGGGACGATGTCATGGAGTACAAGAAAGCAAGTGTAGATAGACTAAAGAGAGTGTTCTTAAAATACGAAGATATGAAGAGTAACACGTTATGCTATGTGAAAAAGTTGGCAGAGTTCACGGGTAAATCCTTCTCTAAGGAGGAAGAAAACCTAGGTGTAGCTGAAAAGATAGTTGCGCGCTGTCATTTCGAAAGTTTGAGCAATTTAGAGGTGAACAAGAGCGGGTGGCTTCACCCAAATCCTTGGACAGTCGAGAACAATGCATTTTTTCGAAAAGGAGAAATTGGAGATTGGAAAAATCTTTTGACTGAGGATATGGCAAAATCAATTGATCACATAACGCAAGAGAAATTCCAATTTTTGGGCTTGACATGGATCCCTGTTTCAACACATGAGTGCAAGAACAATACAAAGGATTAAGGGAGTAATGAATTAAGAAGACTGCTTTTGGTATTATCATTTCTGTAtttccttcatttttcttctttgattctcttTTGTCATGTCATTAATTGGAGTGTGAAATTTATTATAGTTTGCAATAAATTACTATATTTCGGACATCCTGATTTGGTTATCCAATTTTTCATCTGACACGAATTCTTTTCATGAAATTGTGAGATATTGTTATGCTAAATATTCAGTCAACTCGCTGTAAGAGTTAAATGTCTCACATAATAACAAATTTTTTGAGGAAAGTAGATTTTCCAAGATAGCTTCTctttaagaaataaaagaaaaatatatatgtcgAGTTATTTTCTGCTTACTATTTTTCGTAACACtttaacttaaaaataagtttaaaTCATCAATATCATTGTTACTATTATATCTTAAGCGGAAAAGGGCCTAAAATGCCCCTCTACTATATGAAATAGGACATGCTAGCACTCCGTTAAAAGTTGGTTTCTATTATGCCCTTGCCGTCAACAAATGGGCTCGTATATGCCCTCCATCACTAACGGGAGACTCATAAAGCCACGTGAAATATATGTGAGGGCAAGTTAGACCTAGTTCGAATTGTACAGGGGCATATATGAGTCAGTTATAATAGTCATTTCTCAAACACTTTACTACTCAATATCAGTTTACTTAGACAACTACTTGACAATACCAAACTAATTATCACAGCAAATAAACTAAGTCATAGACACAAACATTCAAATGAATGACAATGACTTCATTAAATCCTAGTAGCTCAAAGGGGTTGAATCATAATAAAAGACAACAAAAGACAATGTCGGAATATTCTAGTAGCTCAAAGGGGTCGAATAGGAGGTGTCGTCGCGGACTTGCTGCCAATTATTTCATGGCATGGACTCCTTTAAATGCTGGGAGAAGGTTTTTCAAGTGCCCGAAGCATGAGGTAAGTAAATTTTTTGATGGGTTCTTTTAATTATTCTGATTTGCTTgtaaatttgttttatttatttttgggttttagGATGAAAAATATTCCTATTGGGAATGGCAAGATGAAGAGCTTCCTCCTAGAATTTCAAATCTCATATGCAGTTTAAAGCAGAAAAAAGAAGCTCTAATCCGTAAAACAAATGCTCTCCAAAGGAAAGTTTGATCTTGAGAATGTTATGATACTCGTCGATCATGGAAGAATAGAAGCcttggaattggaaagaaatgtTCTAATGAAGAAAGTGACCAATTTAGAGTACTCAGTTGTGCTTGATGCTAAATTTCGGAAGAAGATGTGAATTTTCATATGTGTGATAATGAGATGTTTTGTTATGTTCTTTGGATTCGTGGGAAATGATATGTAATGTTAGTGTTATTATGGCTTAATTGTTGTCTTTTATTATGTAATGAAACATTATGTTTTTGTACAAGGATTTAATGAAGTCATTATCGTTCATTTGAATGTTTGTGTCTATGACTTAGTTTATTTGCTGTGATAATTAGTTTGGTGTTGTCAAGTAGGTGTCTAAGTAAACTGATATTGAGTAGTAAAGTGTTTGAGAAATGACTATTATAACTGACTCATATATGCCCATGTATAATTCGAACTAAGTCTAACTTGCCCTCACATATATTCCACGTGGCTTTATGAGTCTCCCGTTAGTGATGGAGGGCATATACGAGCCCTTTTATTGACGGCAAGGAaagaatagagaccaacttttaaCGAAGGGCTAGCCTGTCCTATTTCATATAGTAAAGACACATTTTAGGCCCTTTTCCGTATCTTAAGAAATATTCAAGGTTAagacattattttttaaaattctcgTCATctaatgatctcaaatttttacTAATAGGACCCCAAAATTTGGGGGCCTAAAGCAAGTTCCTTTCTTGCTTTACCATGAAGCCGGCATGACAAACAATGTCACGTAACACCATTTGGGCTAAGGTAAAGTCGCCCCCGTATCTTACAACTATTTTCGTTTGTATTCCATTTAAATTGGTTCTCGAGTATTACTGCACAAAAAACCAGCTTTTGTAAGTGTCCAAGTAAAATGAACGCCCGGAGCAATTAAGGTTGGTGGATTAGTTCTTGCTGCTGCGAACTGATATTTCGACCTGGAACACCACATAATTTAAAGTCGGCAACAAAAAAAGTTATGCTCTATTGAATTTTTACTTctattttatattcattaattaAGCAtgtatactccctccggtccataataagtgaccaatttacttttttatttttgtccaaaataagtgttcatttatataatcaagaaaaaattcaatttgttttttcaaaattacccttatgtacgtatcgctaaaaagtcttttactcctcacattaactaTATTCCaacatttaattaagggtagtttagtcacaccAACTATTTTTATCTagaattttgtattttcttaatgggtgtgcccaagaaaaattgatcacttattgtggacagGAGGGAgtaattgattttaattaaagCCAAACgtaatattttcttatctttttacgTGATATAGATAGTTTCTATATGCTCAATTATGGGAGGTTCACATGGGCCCTTGCCAATCTGTTTCCTGACCACTATTGAACAAGATATGGAAGGTTGAAATAAGAGGACATTATATGTTGTTATTAAAGTCGTGGACGGGAGTTGAAAGTAAATCGCAAATGAAAATAGAACTAATTTGTATTTACACAAATTCTTCCTCTATATCAATGGAGAAGCTGTCTCCTAAACTATCAGGTTCCAATTTTAGATACTTCCATTTCGCCCCCTCCCAGAAAATGACAGTCATCTTCCCCTTCCAAAGCTAGTCGCTTATGTGCCAATATTGCTGAAAATTCCAAGGAAGTCATGAGCATGAAATACAAAGAGATAATATCAACCCTCCCTAAACATGAAACTCCCTATCCTCCTTATGAATTCTGCCAATACCAAGGCTTTTGGTTCCCTTTTATCCTCCTAGAAGGAATTGCATTTTTATCAGAGGTCTTCAAGGCTGAATCTTGTGATATTTTCCTTTGCAGTTTTCCAAAAACAGGTACCAATTGGCTTAAAGCCTTGGCCTTTTCTATTATGACAAGATCAGATCAACTTTTTGATGACTCCACCAAGTTACCCCAAGAAATTGTACCAACTATGGAAACTGATTATGTCTTAAACCCTACTTTTCTAGACACTCATGAGTTGCCATTGTTTGCCACACATCTTCCTTACACTCTCTTACCACAATCCATACTAGAATCAGATTGCAAGATCATATACATATGTAGGGAACCCAAAGATACATTTGTTTCTCTATGGCATTTTACTAAAACAGTTAAGAAAAACGTTGAAGAACTTAAGGATATCCCCAGTAATCCACTCGAACAAGCATTCGAAAATTTTTGTGAAGGAAAATCCGTGTCTGGACCTTACTGGGATCACGTTACAGAATACTGGAAAGCAAGTTTAGACAGACCCGATAGAGTGTTCTTCTTGACGTACGAAGATTTGAAGAGCGATACTTTGGGTTATGTGAAGAAGTTAGCAGAGTTTATGGGGAAACCTTTCTCTCAGGAGGAAGAAATGCAAGGTCTGCCTGAAAAAATAGTGACTCGCTGTAGTTTCCAAAGTTTGACAAGTTTAAGCAACTTAGAGGAGAATAAGACTAGAAGTGCGGGACTGATCAGTAACAGTGCATTTTTTCGAAAAGGAGAAATTGGGGATTGGAAGAATCTTTTGACGGAGGATATGGCGAAATCCATTGATCAAATAACCCAAGAGAAATTTCAGTGTTTGGGCTTGACTTTCCCCATTTCAGCGCGGTGTGAAAATAGTGCcaaggaataagggtgaaatgtattttttaaaataagagaCCGTTTGACTAAATTTATAAGCTTGTCAACTGGCTTATAAACACGTTTTGGCTTTTCTATGTGTTTGGTAAACAttcaaagtgcttataagccaagtgcttataagttaaaataagtcataagtcataagttggtcacccccaacttatgaCTTTTCAGCTTATAAACACTTTTAGTTTGATCAAAACTTTTACtactttatccttaataatattttttaatttacaaatattttttcaaaaataatttttttaattttctcttcaTTTTGTATTCGTTGTTTATCATTTTCTCTACAAAGCAACTTTTTAAttcatatttttttgtaaaaactttaagGGTATTTTAGTCTTTTTAACAAGAGAACAACTTATCAACACTTTTTTACCAAACATATCAActgcttattatcagtttcagcacGTCTATCCCAACACGTAAACGcttattttaaaaatcagtttTAATACTTCAAGCTTATCAGCTATTTATAAttagctaatccaaacgggctctaagtacCCTTTTGTTTTTCATTTAGATCTGTCTGTCTGTCTTCTTCTTGATGCGTGcgtgtttttattgttgtttggTAGTAATAAAATGGTTAATCCGGGCGTCCTCATTTGTTATCAAACTTTCATTTGACTTGAACTTTATACATGGAATTATGTgatattattaaattaaaaatttggtCAACTTGACTGTGAAAATAATTACATGTATCACATAGAAACTATAAAGAAAAACATTTTTGTGTGGATAAAATCtttttaagaaataaataaacaaccaTAGTGAATACTAGAGTTACTTGtcctaataataaaagaaaaatacataccCCATAAATATTACTACTACTCTTAACATATACGCAACATGTGATTATTAATCATTCAATTGTTTTCTTTGACATGTTGGATTAGATGTTCATAGTAGAAAGAAACCCATATTTTGTCAATTTATTAAAAATCCAATAAAAACTTGTCCCTATACCAAATTTTGCATTTCAATAATAGAGTAGGGGTACAAAAAGTAAAATCTTACGAGTCGGCTGGAACGCCAGATAGTAAAAGACTAATCTCAGGAGAAAACCTCATTATCCTCTTCTTTATTTTGAAGCCAAAAAGATAGAGAGGTCAATGAAAAATCACAAGAGCCCATTGAACAAACAAAATTTAtcaacaaaggaagtaaggaatTGGCAAGATTGTAACACTATTCATTGATGCCTAGGAAGGTTGTTTATCTTGGTCAGGGGCTGGTGTTGTCCAATACTGCTTCATGATCAACCATCCTGCTATTCCATTGTAGCCCATCTACTACGCTCTTCACATTTACCAAAACATCCACGTCGTCTCGGAAAATTACACTGCCTTGTGGCCTTAATATTCTGTCCATTTCCAATAATATATCTTCCATTTCACATCTGCAAACATAAACGTAAATCAACGATCAAGAGAACATGCAACATTCAATGGTTGCTCGGGGAATATGAACCACGCAACGGTTACCTGTCCTGGTAGAGGCTGAAAATAGAACCAGCATGTATGAAGTCATAAGTTCTAGGATTCGTAGACATGGCTTCGCACCAGGATGAAAAGAGCATCATCAGTTACAAGCAGGAAATGGCAAAAAGCTTTGGTATGTCCCAATCAAACCACGTTCATAGATAACTCCAAGCGTATTGACTTCAGCCTCAACAGGGACGGCGTTCATGACCCAAACTGGATCATCAACAAGTGCAGCCGAAAATCTTCCCAACCAAGCATTCATGTCAAGTATGTTACGGTACCTTCCACGCTCTGCTAATTGGAAGTCCAGGGCCTTGTAGTGGCCGACTCTCTTCCTCCACAATTCTGTATCTTTAGAGAAGCCCTCTGCAGTTACTCCCTCTATGCTTGCACTAGCAATCCTAGGAGGGACGACAATCAATCTTTCTGGCCAATTATCCAGCGGCCCTCCAGCAAAATCTCTAATGTTAGACACTTCAGGGAGGGGACTTAAACAAGCATCAATCTTGGTGTACCTGGAAGATTGAAGAGTCTATGTGTTTAccgaaaaaatcggataacgttagattttgtgtatggttctaaggatatgcgatacagTTCGATATAAATCGTGTAGAGAAATAGAGATACGTATATTCTTGACTGTGAAAATGCAAATAGTGGGCAATAAGAATGaataagataaaataaagaaaacacaaaGGGATATCTTTCAATCTGAGAAGTAATTTTTTGTCTCTGTCCTTTAGCTTACAAGGATTTcccttttatagaagagggtcattacaaaaaataataaaataaaacatatagtggaaggcccatgatgacttgtctcttccttgattcccgccaagattctctcccttggtgcGGTCGCAACTGCTCTTGTCTGTGAGCCGACCTTCGAGATGGGCATCGCGCATTTCCAACCTCGAAgcagtgccttgcggatcgattcggtcacgggctcgataggattatcgagccgactcctcgagcgaccttcgggctcgaggctcgttagtaccgacttcggagctcactcccaaaatctcattccGACTTTTTAAcgctcgaactcgatcgaacgtaggaaggccgaaatctgTTTCGACCATATACACTATGATAAATACATCAGGGAACACTAATTATACTTCATCTAGGAAGCATAGTTTTGACTTCATTGAAGTTGGATGCTCTTTCGTCACATACCATAACTTTCTAGACTAAGTTGGTGAAATAGTTTTGGTAATACTGCCAAAAGTGTTGAATATTGTAAAACAGTttcaaagaaaaattaaagtGACAAAAGGTGTGGAATAGCATAAACTAATTCGAACGAAGATCATTGTGACACAGATCATGCCTTCTGCTATAAAATGGTCTTGGTATCAACTCAAAGTATTTTAAGGACAGTGGAAGAAAAAAGATGAATCTGCCTAGGGAGGCCCGGTCCGCTTTTCAGTTTTTAATTTGAGAGTCCGAGCAGGCACATAGATAATAAGAGATAAACGGATCACATTCTTTGAGCAAATGTTTGATAATGACAGCACAAGTACTTCTTTGCAGTTCATTTAGCTCCTGCTTACACAAGGCCTATGCACCTAAAGGTCTCTTAGACATTGTATGCAAGAAAATCACATGTAAAAGCGTACATGTCATGCGATGCAGGCGGGGTGGAAACGAGATCTAACCTTGGTTGaattaaaataattcaagaagCAGAATATTACCATGCTTTATCGGGATCTTGTTCCTGGCAAAAGGGGGGCTTCCTGAAGATTTTTTGATTAATTTTGCAATGCATATGATTAGTAGGCTTCTGCCAGATTGCTAGTTCGCCTTTCTGAGTTACTTTCTTCCAGCATAGGCTTCTTGCAACACTCTCAATTTGATCTTGCTCTGCTTTCAAATCTTCGGCTGTTCTTTTCCACTCCTTCCAGCGAGTTTCCCAGTTAATAGGTGGTCCGCAAAGAATCCAGTATCCACCAGGACATAAAATtcgatcaacaacaacaacaacaaccctggagtagagaggctgtttccaaatgaccctcgacatccttccctccaagaactccccaccttgctcttggggtgactcgaactcacaacctcttggttggaagtggagggtgcttaccatcagagcaactcACCTTGTCCAAAATTCGATCAACTTCAATTAAATATAGCCTATCTGCTCCATATAAAATGGATAAAAAGTAAAATACTATAATTAAAAAGATAGATCTTTATTTTTTGAACAtgatgaagtatatatatatatatatatatatatatatatatatatatatatatatatatatatatatatatatatatatatatatatatatatatatatatatatatatatatatatatatatatatatatatatatatatatattgttaaaaTTCATTACTACCAGTGTAGAAAGTATTAGTGGCAAATTTTACCTGTACCTTGTACTATGAATTGTAGAGTAGTATTTTGTACGTAGTGAGTAAGGTTTAGTTAACTAGAGTTAGTAGTTAAAGGTTAATTATGGTTAGGTGTTATGGTTAGTCATCAGGTGGATGTATATAACTATGTGTATAGTGAATGACAAAATAGTAAGATTCATTTCTTCCAATTTTATTTCTCTCTCTACAACTGCTCCTTATCGTCTCTCTAGACTGAGTGTCTCTCACAGTTCACTCAATCCttctaacatggtatcagagcaatcgATCGGTCGTCTTTTGAGCTGAAACACCACGAGTTTGAGCAATTGCAGTGCGTAGTGAGTTGAATTTCATTGAAAATTGTGCAACTTCTGAAATTTTTCCGGAGTAATTGAGGTCacagaaaccctaattttttgtcGTGGTCAaatctgcaatttttcttgttgatTCATCATGCCAAACACTTCAACAACTGAAGAGCGTGTTATTGTCGGCTCGATTGAGAAATTCACCGACATTCATCCTAGAAATCCATTGTATTTGCATCCATAGGATACACCAGGTAGCATCTTAATTCCTCAGCAGTTAACTGAAATTGAAAACTATACTGCCTGGAGTAATTCAATGAGAGTTGCATTGCTAGCAAAAGACAAGTTAGGATTTATAGATGAAAATTATCGTTGGAAAATGTATAAGGATGATTTGATACATGAATGGGATAGATGTAATGCTTTTGTTTTATCATGGATTACCAATTCCGTGTCAAAAGAGCTAGCAAATGGCCTTATGTACTCTTCTAATGCGCATAAGGTATGGATGGACTTGAAAGAGCACTTTGATAAAAGGAATCTCACATGAGTGTATCAATTGTATCTATTGCATCGTGAAATCTATACTATTCTGTATCTGAGTACTTTTCTAGGCTGCGTAATGTCTGGGACGAATACCTCTCTTTAGTTCCTCTGCCTGGTGGTGACAGGGCATATGCAGAACATATGGAACAACAAAAGCTTATgcaatttttgatgggtctaaatGAGACCTACTCCCAATCACGAAATCAAATTCTGTTAACAGTGCCCAGTCCATCACTAAACCAGGCTTACAACATGATAATGCAAGACGAGAGTCAGCGGCTGCAGTCCAATATGATTTCACAGTGTGCTCAACCATTACAACAACTGGATTTAAATGACTCAACAATATTGGCATCCACACAAGGAAATAGATTCAAGAAGAATACTAGTCTTTATTGTGACTATTGCAATATGAAAGGACACAAGAGGGAGAATTGCTATAAATTGGTCGGATATCCATAAAATGCCAAGTTCAACAGAAGGAAGTCCTTTGACAAAGTGCAGAATCACGGGCCTAATCAACTTTTTGGGAACAACTTTGGGACTACCAGGGGTCCTATGGCAAACAATGCCAATCTGACAGAGAGTACAGCATCTACCATGCTTGTGCCATGCACTACTGGAGCTGCTCCAACAGTTTCTTTCCTAGTCTTCACTATTGAACAGTACCAGCAGATCTTGAACTTGATCACTAAGGAACCACCTTCTCAAGAAGCTGCAGCCAACATGGCAGGTATACCTAGTTGTCTCCATGATATTTTTTCTGTTAGTGCAACTACCACTGATCCATGGGTGATTGACACTGGAGCCACGAATCACATGGTCTCAAGCTTGCATAATTTACTTAACCCATCACTCGTGCCTCCCAACTCTAGTAGAATCCATTTACCTAATGGTCATACCACCTCAGTCACTCATATTAAAACTGTTTCATTGTTTGATAATCAGTTATACAATGTGCTTTATGTTCCTAATTTCAAATACAATCTTCTATCCATTTCCAAGTAACAAAAGAATTGCAGTGTTGTGCAGTTTTTTATCCTGACTTTTGTGTATTTCAGGACCTTTGCAATGACAAGATGAAGAGGATTGGTAAGGAGAAGGATGGTCTCTACCTACTTCAACTTATCAAGAAGCCATCACCTGTCAAAACATCTTCCCTTTCAGTCTCCCAGCCTTCAGTTTCAAGTTTCAACTACATCTAACTATCAACTATGTCCCTCATCCAATTCTCCAGATTCTTGTTCTATTTGGCATCAACGACTTGGTCATGCACCAATAGCAGTACTACAAAAAATTTCTTCTTTGAAAGGTTATTTTTTTGTCTAATAAAGGATCTTTGTCTTGTATTATCTGTCCTTTAGCAAGGCAGACTAGATCCTCTTTCCTCATTAGTACTAAAAGAAAACTGTATCCCTTTTTGAACTTGTACATATGGATGTTTGGGGTACATATAGAAAAAGTACTTACAATGGTCATAGATTCTTTCTCACCATTGTGGATGATTACTCTAGAATGACCTGGATTTATCTGATGAGAATGAAAAGTGATGTGGTTGTTTTGATCGGGGCTTTTCTTACTTTAGTTAAAACTCAATTTTCAGCTTCTATTAAAGTCATCCGATCATATAATGGTCTAGAGTTTTTCAATTCTCAATGTTCTAGTCTATTCACATCTCTTGGTATAATTCATCAAAGTTCTTGTGTCtatactccacaacaaaatggagtggctGAATGTAAGCATAGGCATTTACTTGAGATGGCGAGAGCTCTTTGATTTCAAGCTCATGCACCTTTAAAATTCTGGGGTGACTGCATTTTGACTGCAGCCTTCTTAATTAACAGACTGCCCTCCTCAGTTCTTTCTGGCAAGTCCCCTTATGAACTCTTTCATGGTGTTCCACCTTCCTTTGATCACCTTAAGGTTTTTGGCCGTCTGTGCTATGCCACTAAACCAAATTTCTCAGATAAGTTCTTCTCTAAGGTGATTCATGCTGTTTTTATGGGCTACTCAGACACCAAGAAAGGCTATAAGTTGTATAGTATTTCCACAAACACTTTTTTTTATCAATAGGGATGTCTCTTTTAATGAATCCATTTTCCCTTTCAAATTCCCTAAATCCACCTTCCTGGAACCTCAGATTCCATCCTAGGGAACTCCACTTTCTCCAAATTTAACTCCTTCCTCAAATGATACTTTCCTTGCTCACCCTGTTTCTCCTTCTACTAGTTCAACCAGTTCTAACTCTCCTTCATCAGAGTGCTCTGCTAGGGGTTTCCCTTCTTCTCATGTAGCTTCTTTTCCTTCTTCCCCTTCTTTTTCTCCTGTATCTGATGCTCCTCTTAGGAGGTGATCTAGGGAATCCAAACCTCCTATATGGCATACTGATTGTGTGCATTGCTCCACTACACCATATCCTATCTCTGATTCCCTATCCTATTCATCCATCTCTCCTCTTTATAAAGCCTATCTGTCAGCCTTTTCTTCTGTCATTGAACCTGCTTCTTTTAATCAAGCCATTCAAGATGAACATTGGATTCAAGCTATAAGACTTGAGATTCAGGCTCCCTCTGACAATCAAACTTGGGAGGTTGTAGACTTGCCTGCAGGTAAGAAGCCCATTGGATGTAAATGGGTTTATAAAGTGAAGTATAGGGCTGATGGTAATGTGGAGAGATATAAAGCTAGGCTTGTAGCCAAGGGCTTTACTCAACTGGAAGGCCTGGATTACCATGATACCTTTTCTCCAGTAGTGAAAATGGTCACAGTGAGATGTGTCATCGCCCTGGCTGCTCAACAGGCTTGGCCTCTTTTTCAAATGAATGTCTATAATGCATTCCTTCAAGGTGATTTAGTTGAGCAGGTTTACATGACATTGCCTCAAGGATTTGGTAGCCGAGGGGAGACTAAGGTGTGTAGGCTACTCAAATCCCTATATGGGCTCAAACAAGCAAGCATGCAGTGGAATCTGAAGCTAACCACAACCTTAACCAATTCTGGCTATGTCCAAAGCAAGCTGGACTACTCTCTTTTCACTAAAAGGCACAATGGAGACATTGTTGTAAttttggtatatgttgatgacttgcTTATCATAGGTAGCAAAGTCACACTGATTAAATAGGCCAAGGACATTTTGAATCAGAACTTCAAAATGAAGGATTTAGGAGAATTGAGATTTTTCCTTGGAATTGAGTTTGCCAGATCTGATGAAGGTATACTCATGAACCAAAGGAAATAcgtattggaattaatttcagaATGTGGTCTAGGGGGATCTAAACCAGTCACAACACCTTTGGAACAAAATCAAAAGCTAATAAGTCAAGAGTATGACCAACAATTTGATATCACTAGGGATAAGGAACTGGAAGACAGAGGAGTATATCAGAGGCTGATAGGAAGATTGCTTTATCTGGCCACTACAAGACCAGACATCTTATTCGCTATTCAACACTTAAGTCAATTTATGCATGCCCCAAAGGAATCTCA
It encodes the following:
- the LOC107792312 gene encoding flavonol sulfotransferase-like; protein product: MSMKYKEIISTLPKHETPYPPYEFCQYQGFWFPFILLEGIAFLSEVFKAESCDIFLCSFPKTGTNWLKALAFSIMTRSDQLFDDSTKLPQEIVPTMETDYVLNPTFLDTHELPLFATHLPYTLLPQSILESDCKIIYICREPKDTFVSLWHFTKTVKKNVEELKDIPSNPLEQAFENFCEGKSVSGPYWDHVTEYWKASLDRPDRVFFLTYEDLKSDTLGYVKKLAEFMGKPFSQEEEMQGLPEKIVTRCSFQSLTSLSNLEENKTRSAGLISNSAFFRKGEIGDWKNLLTEDMAKSIDQITQEKFQCLGLTFPISARCENSAKE